The Coffea arabica cultivar ET-39 chromosome 8e, Coffea Arabica ET-39 HiFi, whole genome shotgun sequence genome window below encodes:
- the LOC113704988 gene encoding subtilisin-like protease, translating into MGLTEILILISVLSFHSLAVAINDFLGKSNLETYIVHVEFPEYSDIQLSSSSGPNEDLDSWYRSFLPTTFASSNEAPQIVHSYHNVFKGFAAKLSAEDVKTMEKKPGFISAQPQMLLSLHTTHSPNFLGLHQNVGFWNESNYGKGVIIGVLDSGIAPDHPSFSDEGMPPPPAKWKGKCQFNTSACNNKLIGARFFSDGNGSPMDEDGHGTHTAGTAAGNYVKGANVFGNANGTAVGVAPLAHLAIYKVCSPGCSESDILAAMDAAIHDGVDILSLSLQGGSGPFYADNIAMGAYSAMEKGIFVSCSAGNSGPFNRSLSNEAPWILTVGASTIDRKIRTSAKLGNNEEFNGESLYQPKDFPPALFPLYYTGMNQSDFNSGYCGSGLLNDTGVLGKIVVCDNGGGVSRIAKGQNIKSSGGVGMILINQLSQGYATSADAHVLPATHLSYTDGVKVLAYINSTKSPMGSISFKGTIIGDHQAPLVAAFSSRGPSRTSPGILKPDIIGPGVNILAAWHRSVENNSNTKATFNVISGTSMSCPHLSGVAALLKSVHPDWSPAAIKSAIMTTADIVNLAKNPIEDQTLLPANVFATGSGHVNPAKANNPGLIYDIEPKDYIPYLCGLNYTNREVSHLVQRKVNCTAESSIPEAQLNYPSFSIVFGSSIQKYTRMVTNVGEAKSVYTVKVAPPAGVNVTVKPNTLSFSEVNQKLTYEVTFSLLASSANNTVSQGSLAWTSAKYSVRSPIVALFGATQRF; encoded by the coding sequence ATGGGATTGACGGAAATTCTCATTCTGATTTCTGTACTCAGTTTTCATTCTTTGGCAGTTGCTATTAATGATTTTCTTGGCAAGAGCAATTTAGAGACTTACATTGTTCATGTTGAGTTTCCTGAATATTCTGATATTCAACTTTCAAGTTCAAGCGGCCCAAATGAAGATTTGGACAGTTGGTACAGGTCATTTCTGCCAACAACATTTGCAAGCTCGAATGAAGCACCACAAATTGTTCATTCATATCACAATGTCTTCAAAGGTTTCGCTGCAAAATTATCGGCTGAGGATGTGAAAACGATGGAGAAGAAGCCTGGTTTCATATCTGCTCAGCCTCAAATGTTACTATCTTTGCACACTACCCACAGTCCTAATTTTTTGGGGTTGCATCAGAATGTGGGATTTTGGAATGAATCGAATTACGGTAAGGGGGTCATCATTGGAGTCTTGGACTCTGGAATTGCACCGGACCATCCATCATTTAGTGATGAAGGAATGCCTCCACCACCTGCTAAATGGAAGGGAAAGTGCCAATTCAATACTTCAGCATGCAATAACAaattgattggagcaagatttttCAGCGATGGAAATGGTTCGCCAATGGATGAGGATGGTCATGGTACTCACACTGCAGGCACTGCTGCTGGAAACTATGTGAAGGGTGCTAATGTTTTCGGAAATGCTAATGGCACTGCTGTTGGTGTTGCGCCTCTAGCTCACTTGGCAATTTACAAAGTGTGCTCCCCTGGTTGTTCGGAGAGTGACATATTGGCTGCGATGGATGCTGCCATACATGATGGAGTTGACATCCTTTCCCTCTCCCTCCAAGGAGGATCAGGCCCATTTTACGCTGACAATATTGCTATGGGTGCATATAGTGCAATggaaaagggcatttttgtcagCTGCTCTGCTGGAAATAGCGGTCCTTTTAATCGCTCTTTATCAAATGAAGCCCCGTGGATTCTCACTGTTGGTGCAAGCACCATTGATAGGAAAATCAGGACAAGTGCCAAGCTTGGAAACAATGAGGAATTCAATGGCGAGTCGCTTTATCAGCCTAAGGATTTTCCTCCGGCATTGTTCCCTCTGTACTATACTGGCATGAACCAGAGCGATTTTAACTCTGGATATTGTGGCTCAGGATTATTGAACGACACTGGAGTCCTGGGGAAAATAGTGGTGTGTGACAATGGTGGCGGAGTATCACGAATTGCGAAGGGACAAAATATCAAGAGTTCTGGTGGTGTCGGTATGATCCTTATTAACCAATTGTCACAAGGATATGCAACATCAGCTGATGCTCATGTCCTTCCTGCAACACATTTAAGTTATACTGATGGAGTAAAGGTTTTGGCCTACATAAACTCGACAAAATCACCCATGGGTTCGATCTCGTTTAAAGGGACTATTATTGGAGACCATCAAGCTCCATtggttgctgcattttcttctaGAGGTCCAAGCAGGACAAGTCCTGGTATTCTGAAGCCTGATATTATTGGCCCTGGTGTCAACATTCTTGCAGCCTGGCATCGCTCTGTCGAAAACAACAGCAACACAAAAGCCACTTTTAACGTAATCTCTGGGACATCAATGTCTTGTCCTCATCTCAGTGGTGTTGCCGCACTTCTCAAAAGTGTGCACCCGGATTGGTCTCCAGCTGCAATTAAGTCTGCGATCATGACTACAGCTGATATTGTGAACCTGGCCAAGAATCCAATTGAGGATCAAACGCTCCTTCCTGCTAACGTCTTTGCCACTGGCTCAGGCCATGTGAACCCCGCTAAAGCAAACAATCCAGGGCTGATTTATGACATCGAACCGAAAGATTACATCCCTTATTTGTGCGGATTGAATTACACAAACAGGGAGGTTAGTCACCTTGTACAACGCAAGGTGAACTGCACGGCAGAATCAAGCATTCCTGAAGCACAACTGAACTACCCTTCATTTTCAATCGTTTTTGGATCCAGTATTCAGAAGTATACGAGGATGGTTACCAATGTGGGTGAGGCTAAATCGGTTTACACAGTTAAGGTTGCTCCGCCAGCAGGGGTCAATGTTACAGTCAAACCCAATACACTTAGTTTCTCAGAGGTGAACCAAAAATTGACATATGAAGTCACATTTAGCCTATTAGCATCTTCTGCTAACAATACAGTATCTCAAGGTTCCCTTGCATGGACTTCAGCAAAGTACTCAGTCAGGAGCCcaattgtagcactttttggaGCAACGCAGAGGTTCTAG